One part of the Microlunatus elymi genome encodes these proteins:
- a CDS encoding TA system VapC family ribonuclease toxin has protein sequence MKIVDINVLIYAINSADRNHRAAAGWLAAALQGSDTVGFSWSTILGFVRICTNPAAMQHPLTVEQAFDAVQSWLASPKAVVLEPTARHLMIMKGLLVERGTAANLTSDAHLAALAIEYGGSVATFDRDVEALGVTVTIPTAS, from the coding sequence GTGAAGATCGTCGACATCAACGTGCTGATCTATGCCATCAATTCAGCCGACAGGAATCACCGGGCCGCCGCCGGCTGGTTGGCTGCCGCGCTGCAGGGATCCGACACGGTCGGCTTCAGTTGGTCGACGATTCTCGGCTTCGTTCGAATCTGCACCAACCCGGCCGCGATGCAGCACCCGCTGACGGTCGAGCAGGCCTTTGATGCGGTCCAGAGCTGGCTGGCCAGTCCGAAGGCTGTCGTGCTGGAGCCGACGGCTCGGCACCTGATGATCATGAAGGGTCTGCTGGTTGAGCGAGGTACGGCGGCCAATCTGACCTCCGACGCCCATCTGGCCGCGCTGGCGATCGAGTACGGCGGATCCGTGGCGACCTTCGATCGCGACGTCGAGGCCCTCGGTGTGACCGTGACGATCCCTACCGCGTCTTGA
- a CDS encoding antitoxin has translation MRTTVTLESEVEVRLRALMKERGIGFKEAINSALRAGLDLDPVVDLEFPSYDLGRPLVDLSHASRLAAAMEDEEVLRKMSAGR, from the coding sequence ATGCGCACGACGGTGACACTGGAGTCCGAGGTCGAGGTTCGGTTGCGCGCCCTGATGAAGGAGCGCGGGATCGGCTTCAAGGAAGCGATCAACAGCGCCCTGCGCGCCGGTCTCGACCTCGACCCCGTTGTTGATCTTGAGTTTCCGAGCTATGACCTGGGGCGACCCCTGGTCGATCTGAGTCACGCCTCCCGCCTCGCCGCGGCCATGGAGGACGAAGAGGTTCTGCGAAAGATGTCGGCCGGCCGGTGA
- the glgC gene encoding glucose-1-phosphate adenylyltransferase translates to MAARPRILSIVLAGGEGKRLMPLTMDRAKPAVPFGGTYRLIDFVLSNLANAELRQICVLTQYKSHSLDRHISLTWRMSTMLGNYVTPVPAQQRLGPRWYQGSADAIFQSMNLITDEDPDYIVVFGADNIYRMDVSQMVDAHIDSGLGCTVAGIRVPRNQASAFGVIDAAQDNKINSFLEKPENPPGLADDPESSYASMGNYVFTRTALVDALEADAADTDSRHDMGGDIIPGFVTKGDAQVYDFTGNSVPGATAKDKNYWRDVGTIDAYHEAHMDLVSVDPIFNLYNDEWPIWTFIPQMPGAKFVLDGVAEDSIVSPGCIISGGQVESSVLSPNVRLQERSVINRSVLMSGVRVGAGAVVDNAILDKNVVVPPGEQVGVDHEADLARGYTVSAAGITVVGKGITVGNPT, encoded by the coding sequence ATGGCAGCGCGACCGAGGATCCTGTCCATCGTCCTCGCCGGCGGCGAGGGCAAGCGACTGATGCCCCTGACGATGGACCGAGCCAAACCGGCGGTGCCGTTCGGCGGGACCTATCGCTTGATCGACTTCGTGCTGTCCAACCTCGCCAATGCCGAGCTGCGGCAGATCTGTGTGCTGACGCAGTACAAGTCCCATTCGCTGGACCGGCACATCTCGCTGACCTGGCGGATGTCCACCATGCTCGGCAACTACGTCACTCCGGTGCCGGCACAGCAGCGACTCGGACCGCGCTGGTATCAGGGCAGTGCGGACGCGATCTTCCAGTCGATGAATCTGATCACCGACGAGGACCCGGACTACATCGTGGTCTTCGGTGCCGACAACATCTACCGGATGGACGTCTCCCAGATGGTCGACGCCCATATCGACAGCGGATTGGGCTGTACGGTGGCCGGCATCCGGGTGCCGCGCAACCAGGCCAGCGCGTTCGGCGTGATCGACGCCGCCCAGGACAACAAGATCAACTCCTTCCTGGAGAAGCCGGAGAATCCGCCCGGCCTGGCCGACGACCCCGAATCCTCGTACGCATCGATGGGCAACTATGTGTTCACCCGGACGGCGTTGGTGGACGCGCTGGAGGCCGATGCGGCCGACACCGATTCGCGGCATGACATGGGTGGCGACATCATCCCCGGCTTCGTCACCAAGGGTGATGCCCAGGTGTACGACTTCACCGGGAACTCGGTGCCCGGCGCGACCGCGAAGGACAAGAACTACTGGCGTGACGTCGGCACCATCGACGCGTATCACGAGGCACATATGGACCTTGTGTCGGTGGATCCGATCTTCAATCTGTACAACGACGAATGGCCGATCTGGACCTTCATCCCGCAGATGCCCGGTGCGAAGTTCGTGCTGGACGGTGTTGCCGAGGACTCCATCGTCAGCCCCGGCTGCATCATCTCCGGCGGTCAGGTGGAGAGCTCGGTGCTGTCACCGAACGTACGGCTGCAGGAACGCTCGGTGATCAACCGGTCGGTGCTGATGTCGGGCGTCCGCGTCGGTGCCGGGGCAGTGGTCGACAACGCCATCCTGGACAAGAACGTGGTGGTACCACCGGGCGAACAGGTCGGTGTTGATCATGAAGCCGACCTGGCCCGCGGCTACACCGTCTCCGCGGCCGGCATCACCGTGGTCGGCAAGGGCATCACCGTCGGCAACCCCACCTGA
- the glgA gene encoding glycogen synthase — MSISILTREYPPAIYGGAGVHVGQLVPQLRRLASVDVQCMGEPREGATAHAEDYPAGANAALRVFGADLSMIAALDRRPDGPVDLVHSHTWYANLAGQLASLYFDIPHVVTAHSLEPHRPWKAEQLGGGYRLSSWAEHTAFAGADAVIAVSSGMRRDVLDSYDDLDPDRVHVVRNGIDTDEFRPDLDLDALDRYGIDPDQPYAVFVGRITRQKGLIHLVRAAERLDPGTQLVLLAGAPDTPEIAQQISDAFAQLQQSRGNVIWVEKMLPRGEVRQILSHATVFCCPSVYEPLGIVNLEAMACQTAVVASAVGGIPEVVVDGETGYLVDYDPAQADDPAAVAAFEQGLADKINELTRDRERAAAFGRAGRQRCIDEFSWSKIAAETIAVYRRAIDIHRGS; from the coding sequence CTGTCGATCTCGATCCTGACCCGGGAGTACCCGCCGGCCATCTACGGTGGCGCGGGCGTGCATGTCGGTCAGTTGGTGCCGCAGCTTCGCCGGCTCGCCTCCGTCGACGTGCAGTGCATGGGCGAGCCTCGCGAGGGGGCGACCGCGCACGCCGAGGACTACCCCGCCGGTGCCAACGCCGCGCTCCGGGTCTTCGGCGCCGACCTTTCCATGATCGCCGCGCTGGACCGACGCCCGGACGGCCCAGTTGATCTTGTGCACAGCCACACCTGGTACGCCAACCTGGCCGGGCAGTTGGCAAGCCTGTATTTCGACATCCCGCATGTCGTCACCGCGCACTCCCTGGAACCGCATCGGCCATGGAAGGCGGAACAGCTCGGCGGCGGATATCGCTTGTCCAGTTGGGCAGAACACACCGCGTTCGCCGGTGCCGATGCCGTGATCGCGGTCAGTTCCGGGATGCGGCGCGACGTGCTGGATTCCTATGATGATCTTGATCCGGACCGGGTGCACGTGGTCCGCAACGGCATCGACACCGACGAATTCCGTCCCGATCTTGATCTTGATGCGCTGGATCGGTACGGGATCGATCCGGATCAGCCGTACGCGGTCTTCGTCGGCCGGATCACCCGGCAGAAGGGCCTGATCCATCTGGTCCGGGCAGCCGAACGGCTCGATCCCGGCACCCAGTTGGTGTTGCTGGCCGGCGCACCGGACACCCCCGAGATCGCCCAGCAGATCTCCGACGCGTTCGCGCAGCTGCAGCAGAGCCGGGGCAACGTGATCTGGGTGGAGAAGATGCTGCCCCGAGGCGAGGTCCGGCAGATCCTCTCCCACGCCACGGTCTTCTGCTGCCCGTCGGTGTACGAGCCACTCGGCATCGTCAATCTGGAGGCGATGGCCTGCCAGACCGCGGTCGTGGCCAGTGCTGTCGGCGGCATCCCGGAGGTGGTGGTGGACGGCGAGACCGGCTATCTGGTCGATTACGATCCGGCCCAGGCCGACGACCCGGCGGCGGTGGCCGCCTTCGAGCAGGGTCTGGCGGACAAGATCAACGAGCTCACTCGCGACCGTGAGCGGGCGGCCGCATTCGGCCGGGCCGGTCGGCAGCGTTGCATCGACGAATTCTCCTGGTCCAAGATCGCCGCCGAGACGATCGCCGTGTATCGCCGCGCGATCGACATCCACCGAGGTAGTTGA
- a CDS encoding phosphoribosyltransferase: MAVVIVDDLGAAMRFRDRAEAGDQLADQVAALLTGAGPDRELPRRLQVLALPRGGVPVARPIADRLDRPLRLLLVRKLGLPGHPELAMGAIAALGGRIEIVHNDAVLHQHRVDPDEWAAVLEAETAELRRRVDEFGAWTGADPAGAAVVLVDDGLATGATMRAAVAVTRAVGAGRIVVAVPVASTSAVAQLQQPGVSVLALSRPDPLIAVGEAYRDFHQLDDSEVIALLQRR; encoded by the coding sequence GTGGCGGTCGTGATCGTTGATGATCTTGGAGCAGCGATGAGGTTCCGTGACCGCGCCGAGGCGGGTGATCAACTCGCCGATCAGGTCGCCGCGCTGCTGACCGGCGCCGGTCCCGATCGAGAACTGCCCCGCAGGCTTCAGGTGCTCGCGCTGCCGCGTGGCGGCGTACCGGTGGCTCGGCCGATCGCCGATCGACTGGACCGTCCGCTGCGGCTGCTGCTGGTCCGCAAGCTCGGGCTGCCCGGGCATCCGGAGTTGGCGATGGGTGCGATCGCCGCGCTCGGCGGCCGGATCGAGATCGTGCACAACGATGCCGTGCTGCATCAGCACCGGGTCGATCCCGACGAGTGGGCTGCGGTGCTCGAGGCCGAGACCGCCGAACTGCGCCGCCGGGTCGACGAGTTCGGCGCCTGGACCGGGGCCGATCCCGCCGGCGCCGCGGTCGTCCTGGTCGATGACGGACTGGCCACCGGCGCCACCATGCGGGCCGCGGTCGCGGTCACCCGCGCCGTCGGAGCTGGACGGATCGTGGTCGCCGTCCCGGTCGCCTCGACCTCCGCGGTGGCGCAGCTGCAGCAACCCGGCGTCTCGGTGCTGGCTCTGTCCCGGCCGGATCCCCTGATCGCCGTCGGCGAGGCGTACCGCGACTTCCATCAACTCGACGACTCCGAGGTGATCGCCCTGCTGCAACGCCGCTGA
- a CDS encoding MarR family transcriptional regulator has protein sequence MSISFGPELVGTTAKTLQVLLRRALDGTELTEPQWVTLRLAGRGESADADALVAAARDRAHFENAADLVETLTARDLLADGALTESARTLMAGVRERTAALAGGLWEDLPAADVAATERILNTLLERGREVLSRAA, from the coding sequence ATGTCCATTTCCTTCGGACCCGAACTGGTCGGGACGACAGCGAAGACGCTGCAGGTACTGCTCCGGCGCGCGCTCGACGGCACCGAACTCACCGAACCGCAGTGGGTGACATTGCGACTGGCTGGGCGGGGCGAAAGTGCTGATGCCGACGCGTTGGTGGCCGCAGCGCGCGACCGGGCCCACTTCGAGAACGCCGCCGACCTGGTCGAGACGCTCACGGCTCGCGACCTGTTGGCCGACGGAGCGCTCACCGAATCCGCGCGGACGCTGATGGCAGGCGTTCGCGAACGTACGGCGGCCCTGGCAGGGGGTCTATGGGAGGACCTGCCGGCAGCCGATGTCGCGGCGACCGAACGCATCCTCAACACTCTGCTCGAACGCGGCCGGGAGGTGTTGTCCAGGGCTGCATGA
- a CDS encoding MarR family winged helix-turn-helix transcriptional regulator, protein MPLRRVAGQPTWLLSQANHRAQTILQAAFAGAGARTYHYRLMAALEQYGDLSQAELSRRTGIDRKDVVHALNELESGGLVVRDPDLADRRRNVIRLTAAGNAELIRLDRVLADVQDEVVAPLSAAERSRLAELLGKLAGVEGHTPPGVTRT, encoded by the coding sequence GTGCCCCTTCGCCGCGTCGCCGGTCAGCCCACCTGGCTGCTCAGCCAGGCCAACCACCGTGCCCAAACGATCCTGCAGGCAGCCTTCGCCGGGGCGGGTGCGCGGACCTACCACTACCGACTGATGGCAGCCCTCGAGCAGTACGGGGACCTGTCCCAGGCGGAGCTCTCCCGGCGGACCGGGATCGATCGCAAGGACGTGGTGCACGCGCTCAACGAGCTCGAATCCGGCGGACTTGTGGTCCGCGATCCGGATCTCGCCGACCGGCGCCGCAACGTCATCCGGCTCACCGCCGCCGGCAACGCCGAACTGATCCGACTGGATCGGGTGCTGGCCGACGTCCAGGATGAGGTGGTCGCCCCGCTGTCCGCCGCCGAACGCAGCCGGCTCGCCGAACTGCTCGGCAAGCTCGCCGGCGTCGAAGGACACACCCCACCAGGTGTGACCCGGACATGA
- a CDS encoding DUF3117 domain-containing protein — protein sequence MAAMKPRTGDGPMEVTKEGREIVMRVPLEGGGRLVVELNADEAAELAGALKEVVG from the coding sequence ATGGCTGCGATGAAGCCGCGAACCGGTGACGGTCCGATGGAGGTCACCAAGGAAGGCCGGGAAATCGTCATGCGAGTTCCCCTCGAGGGTGGCGGCCGGCTCGTGGTCGAGCTCAATGCTGATGAGGCAGCCGAGCTTGCCGGCGCACTCAAAGAGGTTGTCGGCTGA
- a CDS encoding DNA-3-methyladenine glycosylase I: MSDALGQTERAFGATLGPDGRLRCAWGTGDPLYLDYHDTEWGRPVTSVQGLYERLTLEAFQSGLAWITILRKREAFRTAFAGFAPERVAAFGEADVARLMADAGIVRNRAKIDAAISNARVVADWGDGFAELILSFAQPDRPRPRSGDEVPAVTPESIALSKALKKKGIRFFGPTTAYAMMQATGLVDDHLADCFVTAGDRSGTD; the protein is encoded by the coding sequence GTGAGCGACGCCCTGGGGCAGACTGAGCGCGCCTTCGGCGCGACGCTCGGTCCGGACGGCCGACTGCGGTGCGCGTGGGGGACCGGCGATCCGCTCTACCTCGACTATCACGACACCGAGTGGGGCCGTCCGGTCACCTCGGTCCAGGGGCTGTACGAGCGGCTGACGCTGGAGGCGTTCCAGTCCGGCCTGGCCTGGATCACCATCCTGCGCAAACGGGAGGCCTTCCGTACGGCCTTCGCCGGCTTCGCCCCGGAGAGGGTCGCCGCCTTCGGCGAGGCTGACGTGGCCCGGCTGATGGCCGATGCCGGGATCGTACGGAATCGGGCCAAGATCGACGCCGCGATCAGCAACGCCCGGGTGGTCGCCGACTGGGGCGACGGGTTCGCGGAGTTGATCTTGTCCTTCGCCCAGCCGGACCGGCCGCGGCCGCGCAGCGGGGACGAGGTGCCGGCGGTGACACCGGAGTCGATCGCGCTGTCCAAGGCGCTGAAGAAGAAGGGCATCCGCTTCTTCGGCCCGACCACGGCGTACGCGATGATGCAAGCCACCGGCCTGGTCGATGATCACCTGGCCGACTGCTTCGTCACCGCCGGGGATCGCAGCGGGACCGATTGA
- a CDS encoding SRPBCC family protein yields MSLLFNGSIMVAATPEDVWPKLVDWTGQGQWIPMTTMQAIGRQVEGLGTRIRGRHGPSIGGRRLGFSDEMVVTCWEPPYELEMTHLGPWFTGVGVFTIEARGLRTWLSVRERITVRGGKVAEKAALAFRPLLQRQLADSLQRFVRLVADNAPRPTELTDPARRYLSRRNKAPIFADEAEKRQRRQQRRRVARS; encoded by the coding sequence GTGAGCCTGCTGTTCAACGGCTCGATCATGGTCGCGGCCACGCCGGAGGACGTCTGGCCCAAACTGGTCGACTGGACCGGCCAGGGCCAGTGGATCCCGATGACCACCATGCAGGCGATCGGCCGGCAGGTCGAGGGCTTGGGCACCCGGATCCGCGGCCGGCACGGTCCCTCGATCGGCGGCCGCCGGCTCGGCTTCAGTGACGAGATGGTGGTCACCTGCTGGGAACCTCCGTACGAGTTGGAGATGACCCACCTCGGTCCCTGGTTCACCGGCGTCGGCGTGTTCACGATCGAGGCCCGCGGATTGCGGACCTGGCTGTCGGTCCGCGAGCGGATCACCGTGCGTGGCGGCAAGGTCGCCGAGAAGGCAGCGTTGGCGTTCCGCCCGTTGCTGCAGCGACAGCTGGCCGACAGCCTGCAGCGGTTCGTCCGGCTGGTCGCCGACAACGCGCCGCGGCCGACGGAGCTCACCGACCCGGCCCGGCGCTATCTGTCCCGGCGCAACAAGGCGCCGATCTTCGCCGACGAGGCCGAGAAGCGTCAGCGCCGACAGCAGCGACGCCGCGTCGCCCGGTCGTGA
- a CDS encoding DivIVA domain-containing protein — MEWAIAVLVIAVLGVAAAVAAGGVGEMKTEPVRDGYRQDLPQHPLTGADLQELRFGVTLRGYAMDQVDDVLVRLGQEIADRDALIAELTGGPDGPEAQKGTVAR; from the coding sequence ATGGAATGGGCGATCGCGGTGCTGGTGATCGCCGTGCTCGGCGTCGCTGCGGCGGTCGCGGCAGGAGGCGTGGGCGAGATGAAGACCGAACCCGTACGGGACGGCTATCGGCAGGACTTGCCGCAACACCCGCTGACCGGCGCCGATCTGCAGGAGCTCCGGTTCGGCGTCACGCTGCGTGGCTATGCGATGGATCAGGTGGATGACGTGCTGGTCCGGCTCGGTCAGGAGATTGCCGATCGAGACGCGTTGATCGCCGAACTGACCGGCGGCCCGGACGGCCCCGAAGCACAGAAAGGGACGGTGGCGCGGTGA
- the dapD gene encoding 2,3,4,5-tetrahydropyridine-2,6-dicarboxylate N-succinyltransferase translates to MPDTDPTISADTYARPAWGWGLATVHASGQVLDTYYPQPSLGLPDSAGAPEELAITAAGASSSDPVRQVHTDLVRTVIDLDRAPHSASDVYLRLHLLSYRLVRPREVNLDGWAGLLNTVVWTSAGPCAVEGFEQIRTRFRADRKELTVLAVDKFPRMLDYVTPTGVRIGDASRVRLGAHLAPGTVVMHEGFVNFNAGSLGPAMIEGRVSQGVIVGKDSDVGGGASIMGTMSGGGTHMVTVGERCLIGANAGIGISLGDDSVVEAGLYVTEGTKVTLPDGQIVKAAELSGSPNLLFIRNSVTGTVEVRGRAGRTVELNASLHAH, encoded by the coding sequence ATGCCTGACACCGATCCGACGATCTCTGCTGACACGTACGCCCGACCGGCCTGGGGATGGGGCTTGGCCACGGTGCACGCCTCGGGGCAGGTGCTGGACACCTATTACCCGCAGCCGTCGCTCGGCCTGCCGGACTCCGCCGGCGCTCCCGAGGAACTGGCCATCACCGCGGCCGGCGCCAGCAGCAGTGACCCGGTGCGACAGGTGCACACCGATCTGGTCCGCACCGTGATCGACCTGGATCGGGCACCGCACAGCGCCTCCGACGTCTACCTCCGGTTGCACCTGCTGAGCTATCGGCTGGTCCGCCCCCGCGAGGTCAACCTGGACGGCTGGGCCGGTCTGCTGAACACCGTGGTCTGGACCTCGGCCGGTCCGTGCGCGGTGGAGGGCTTCGAGCAGATCCGGACCCGGTTCCGGGCCGACCGCAAGGAGCTCACCGTCCTCGCGGTCGACAAGTTCCCGCGGATGCTGGACTACGTCACCCCGACCGGCGTTCGGATCGGTGACGCCTCCCGGGTCCGGCTGGGTGCTCACCTGGCCCCCGGCACGGTCGTGATGCACGAGGGCTTCGTCAACTTCAACGCCGGTTCGCTCGGCCCGGCGATGATCGAGGGCCGGGTCAGCCAGGGCGTCATCGTGGGCAAGGACTCCGACGTCGGCGGCGGCGCGTCGATCATGGGCACGATGTCCGGCGGCGGCACCCATATGGTCACCGTCGGCGAGCGCTGCCTGATCGGCGCCAACGCCGGCATCGGCATCTCGCTGGGCGACGACTCGGTGGTCGAGGCCGGTCTCTACGTCACCGAGGGCACCAAGGTCACCCTGCCGGACGGGCAGATCGTCAAGGCGGCCGAGTTGTCCGGCTCACCCAACCTGCTGTTCATCCGCAACTCGGTCACCGGCACCGTCGAGGTACGAGGCCGGGCCGGCCGCACGGTCGAGCTGAACGCGTCGCTGCACGCGCACTGA
- a CDS encoding ribokinase encodes MTSNVIVVGSANQDYVIDSTGLPEPGETRLANGMKKLTGGKGANQAVAAARLGAAVHFVGAIGDDDDGRRMITALRDEGIDTEAVEVTDEPTGLALVNVLPGGENAITVVPGANFTVTADRAAEEVRRLAASGGVLVVQAEIPVNTIGAAVAAADEAGLRPVINLAPYTQLPDEVLALADPLVVNEVEAADMIGRIIRDIPEVLEAAAELVGRARSVVITLGGAGACWATADDSGHVAPPPVDEVVDTTGAGDAFVGGLARQLAESADLAAAVRYGVAVGTFAVTRAGAQPSYPTPEELEGALSA; translated from the coding sequence GTGACCAGCAACGTGATCGTCGTCGGCTCGGCGAACCAGGACTATGTGATTGACAGTACGGGGCTGCCGGAGCCCGGCGAGACCCGGCTGGCCAACGGGATGAAGAAGCTGACCGGCGGCAAGGGCGCGAACCAGGCCGTGGCCGCAGCACGGCTCGGCGCGGCCGTCCATTTCGTCGGTGCGATCGGCGACGATGACGACGGCCGTCGGATGATCACCGCATTGCGGGACGAGGGCATCGACACCGAAGCGGTCGAGGTGACCGATGAACCGACCGGGCTGGCGCTGGTCAACGTGCTGCCCGGCGGCGAGAACGCGATCACGGTGGTGCCCGGCGCCAACTTCACCGTCACTGCCGACCGTGCGGCCGAGGAAGTCCGCCGGCTGGCGGCATCCGGCGGCGTCCTGGTGGTGCAGGCGGAGATCCCGGTGAACACCATCGGCGCTGCGGTGGCCGCGGCCGACGAAGCAGGGCTGCGTCCGGTGATCAACCTCGCGCCGTACACCCAGCTGCCGGACGAGGTGCTGGCATTGGCCGACCCGCTGGTGGTCAACGAGGTCGAGGCCGCCGACATGATCGGGCGGATCATCCGCGACATCCCGGAGGTGCTGGAGGCCGCGGCCGAGCTGGTCGGCCGGGCCCGTTCGGTGGTGATCACCCTCGGCGGCGCCGGTGCCTGCTGGGCCACCGCCGACGACTCCGGCCACGTCGCGCCGCCGCCGGTCGACGAGGTGGTCGACACCACCGGCGCCGGCGATGCGTTCGTCGGCGGGCTGGCCCGGCAGTTGGCCGAATCCGCCGACCTGGCAGCTGCCGTCCGGTACGGGGTCGCGGTCGGCACCTTCGCCGTCACCCGCGCCGGCGCCCAACCCTCGTACCCCACGCCCGAGGAGCTGGAAGGCGCCCTGTCGGCCTGA
- a CDS encoding DinB family protein — translation MMSVGIKDELHRKLRVARANLLANLDDLGEYDLRRPLTPTGTNLLGLVKHLAGLEFGYLGGCVGRPAQEKLSWIEDGSIAEGADMWATADESSDYILGLYRRAATHADRTIDELDLDSPGRVPWWTEPDTTLGVLLIRMLAETAQHAGHADIVRELIDHRAGNTEDQLGGDPAFLARFTRQIRDAAEKFRSG, via the coding sequence ATGATGAGCGTGGGCATCAAGGACGAGTTGCACCGCAAGTTGCGCGTCGCCAGGGCCAACCTGTTGGCCAATCTCGATGACCTTGGTGAGTACGACCTGCGACGGCCACTGACGCCCACAGGCACCAATCTGCTGGGGCTGGTCAAGCATCTGGCCGGCTTGGAATTCGGCTACCTCGGCGGATGTGTGGGCCGCCCGGCGCAGGAGAAATTGAGCTGGATCGAGGACGGCTCCATCGCCGAGGGCGCCGACATGTGGGCCACCGCGGATGAGTCCAGCGACTACATCCTCGGCTTGTACCGACGCGCCGCGACGCACGCCGACCGGACCATCGACGAGCTCGACCTCGACAGCCCGGGCCGGGTGCCCTGGTGGACGGAGCCCGACACCACCCTCGGGGTGCTGTTGATCCGGATGCTTGCCGAGACCGCACAGCACGCCGGTCACGCCGACATCGTGCGGGAGCTGATCGACCACCGGGCCGGCAACACCGAGGATCAACTCGGCGGCGACCCGGCCTTCTTGGCGCGTTTCACCCGACAGATCCGAGACGCGGCAGAGAAATTCCGGTCCGGCTGA